Proteins found in one Magnolia sinica isolate HGM2019 chromosome 5, MsV1, whole genome shotgun sequence genomic segment:
- the LOC131245946 gene encoding GATA transcription factor 4-like yields the protein MFRAGSAGSLDLGEDLYLQQADELLVFTNDDSEGLGGEVGNGLEGYSSNGPDAINGHAFSGHTLESSQGDYLNLSCDDIAHLEWLSTFMEDSFSENVGIADALGDNNYSIKDTQFHISSPVSVLESSSCSGKSLPLGPNTFVPGRARSKRPRPASFSPRPLSLISSTSSETSDPSMQSPISPLLSQSDYFAESEPPKKLSKKKKLHQQHADQATSQSIAVRKCMHCGIQKTPQWRQGPLGPKTLCNACGVRYKSGRLFPEYRPAASPTFIASVHSNSHKKVLEMRIKSGEKIPGPIPEFLRKTTHLLESI from the exons atGTTTCGCGCGGGCTCCGCTGGAAGTTTGGATTTGGGCGAGGACTTGTACTTACAACAAGCTGACGAGTTATTGGTTTTTACAAACGATGACTCTGAAGGGTTGGGAGGAGAAGTGGGGAATGGGCTAGAAGGATATTCGTCCAATGGTCCAGATGCCATTAACGGTCACGCTTTCTCCGGACATACTCTTGAAAGCAGCCAAGGAGACTATCTTAACCTCTCT tgTGATGACATTGCACATCTGGAATGGCTATCCACTTTCATGGAGGACTCTTTCTCTGAAAATGTAGGCATTGCTGATGCCCTTGGCGACAACAACTACTCTATTAAAGACACTCAGTTCCATATCTCGAGCCCGGTTTCTGTTCTCGAAAGCAGCTCTTGTTCAGGAAAATCCCTGCCGCTTGGACCCAATACATTCGTCCCGGGCCGTGCTAGGAGCAAGCGCCCACGTCCTGCATCCTTTTCTCCCCGCCcactctccctcatttcttccacTTCCTCAGAGACCTCCGACCCTTCCATGCAGTCCCCTATCTCCCCACTACTATCCCAATCTGATTATTTCGCAGAATCCGAACCCCCCAAGAAGTTAAGCAAGAAGAAAAAGCTGCATCAGCAGCATGCGGATCAGGCAACGTCCCAGTCCATTGCTGTTCGGAAATGCATGCACTGCGGTATACAGAAGACCCCACAATGGAGACAAGGGCCGTTGGGTCCCAAGACACTGTGCAATGCTTGTGGAGTTCGCTACAAGTCAGGCCGGCTCTTCCCAGAGTACCGGCCTGCAGCGAGCCCAACATTCATCGCATCAGTCCACTCAAACTCCCACAAGAAAGTTCTGGAGATGAGGATTAAGTCAGGCGAGAAAATACCAGGCCCAATACCGGAATTCCTTAGAAAGACCACCCATTTGCTTGAATCCATCTGA